The genomic stretch GCGCCGTGCCAGTACGTGCTGCCCCAGCAGCTGGACTTCGGCAAGGTGCCGGTGGGCGCGGAGGTGGCGCTGGGGGTGACGCTGCGGAACACGGGCACCGAGGCCTGCTACCTGGCGTCGATGCAGCTCGCCCAGGGTTCGGACGGGGTGTTCTCCGCGTCTCCCATGCGCAACGGCGTGCTGGAGCCGGGCGCGAAGGCGACGCTGGTGGTCCGCTTCAAACCGTCCGAGGAAGGTGGCTTCTCGGGGCTGGCCGAGGCCTGGGTGAACAGCCCCACGCAGGGACACCCGCTGGTGGAGCTGCAGGGCGAGGGCGTCGTGGGATGCTTCGCGGTGCAGCCCACCACGGTGGACTTCGGCGTCACCAAGCTGACGTGCGGCCCGCGCACGCGGGAGCTGGTGGCCGTGAACTCGTGCGTCGGGCCCATCCAGGTGAGCCAGGTGGCGTTCGACGCGGACGCGGGCGAGTTCACCGTGGATGGTGGCGGCAACGCCCCGTGGACGCTGGCGAGCCAGAGCACGCGCGCGCTGACGGCGACGTATGCCCCGGTGGATGACGGCGCTGACACCGCGGCGTTGCGTTTCACCCTGGCGGATGGCTCCGTCTACACGGTGGGCATGGTGGGACAGGGCGTGACGAAGGCGGAGCAGACGGACCGCTTCTTCCAGGAGTCACAGGCGAAGGTGGACGTGCTCTTCGTGGTCGACAACTCGGGGTCGATGATGGAGGAGCAGCAGAGCCTGGGGCAGAACTTCGCGGCCTTCCTGAGCGCGGCGGACGGCGCCTCGGTGGACTACCGCATCGGCGTCACCACCACGGGCTTGGACCCGTCTCCAGGTGGCTGGTCTGAGTGCCCGGGCGGCTCGCAGGGCGGAGAGAATGGCCGCCTGTTCCCCGTGGACGGCACCCGGCCGCGAATCATCACTCCGGCGACGCCGGACGCCGCGGGCGTCTTCGCCAACAACACCCGCGTGGGTGTCTGCCATTGGAACGAGCAGGGACTGGAGGCCGCCTACCGCGCGCTGGCGGACCCGCTGCTCTACAACGAGGATGACCCGCGCACCGCGCAGCCCAACGACGGCAACGGAGGCTTCCTGCGCGAGGACGCCCGTCTGGCCATCATCTTCGTGTCGGACGAGGAGGACTTCAGCGTGCAGCCGGTGTCCTTCTACGAGACGTACCTGCTGGCGCTGAAGGGCAATGACCGCTCGAAGCTGAGCGTCAATGCCATCGTCGGGCCGGCGGACCTGGCCAGGTGCCCCACGTCCAGCAGCTCGGGCAGCCGCTACATCCAACTGGCGGAGGCCACGGGCGGCGTGGTGGACAGCATCTGCACGCCGAACTGGGCCAGCTCGTTGGAGAAGCTGTCCGACAGCACGTTTGGCGCGAACCGCAAGTTCCCCCTGTCCGAGACGCCGGAAGATCCGGGCAGCATCGTCGTCGATGTGGACGGCGTCCGCGTGACGTCCGGCTGGGTGTACGACGCCCGCGAGAATGCCATCCTCTTCGACCGCCCCACGGCGCCCGAGGCGGGTTCACTGGTAGAGGTGACGTACCCGCTGGGCTGCGGCTGAACGGGTGTGCGGAGCGTGATGCCGCCGGGCGTCTGTCCTCAGGACGAGGCGTCCGACGGCATCAGCGCGTTGATGGCCGCGTAGTCCATCCGTTTCTGACACAGGGGCTCGGAGCTCCCGTCCGCGAGGAAGGCCGTGGCCAGGGCCGCGGCTTCGCCCAGCAACGTCTGGGGAATGGAGGCGCCGCTGGAGAGTCTGCGGATCCCCACGCGCCGCAGTTCCTGGGCGTTGGGGAGGCCGGGGCGGACCATGGCGTTGACGGGAAGGAGCGTGCCCGCGGTGATGGCTTGGAGGCCAGCCGCATCCACCAGTCCGGGCACGAAGAGTCCGTCCGCGCCGGCAGCGCGGTACTGCTCCGCTCGGGCAAGCGTCTCCCGCTGCCGCAGCGGCTCGGGGACCAGCCCTCGCAGATACACATCTGTCCGCACGTTGATGAAGAGCCGGACACCCAGGCGGGTGCTGACCTGCCTCACGCGGGCAATCTTCTCGCACAGCGCCGCGGGCGGGCTGCTTGCGTCCTCGATGTTGATGCCCACGGCACCCGCATCGATGAGGCGGCCAGCGGCGTCCCCCACCTGAGCCGCGTCGTTGGAGTAGCCGCCCTCGAAGTCGACCGTGAGGGGGACGCGGATGACACGGGTGATGGCGCTGACCGTGGCAAGCAGTCGGTCGAGCGGGAGTGCGTCCCCGTCCGGATACCCATGCGCCCAGGCGACGCCCGCGCTCGTGGTGGCAATGGCCTTCGCGCCCAGGCTTTCGATGAGCCGTGCGCTGCCCGCGTCCCAGGCATTGGCCAGGATGAGGAGGTCGGGGCCCTGGTGCAGGGCGTGGAACGTCTCTGCGCGGCGGGTGCTGTCGGTGGTCATGAATGGACTCCTGTGAAGGTGTGCCGGTCGGGAATCACATGAAGTGAAGGTCAGGCCACGGAGCACGATGCATGGCGGCGCTCGTGGTCGAGCAGCCACTGCTTGCGCTCCAGTCCACCGCCGTAGCCCGTCAGTGACGCGTTGGACCCCACCACCCGGTGGCAGGGGACCACCACGCCAATCGGGTTGGCGCCGTTGGCCATGCCCACGGCGCGCACGGCCTTGGGGCGGCCGATTCGCTGGGCCAGTTGGCCGTAGCTCGTGGTGGCGCCCGCGGGGATGTCACGCAGCGCGCGCCAGACTTCTCGCTGGAAGGGCGTACCCGCGGTGGCCACGGGCAGCGAGTCGATGACGCTGACGTCTCCGCGCAGATAGGTCTGCATCGCGGTCGTCCTGCCGAAGGGGTCGCTCGCGGGCTCGAGCACGTAGCCGTTCACGCCATAATGGAGCCGCAGCAGCCGGAGCATCCGGGGCTCGTACTCCTCCCAGTCGACCGCGCGAAGGCTGCCCGCTTCGTCACAGACGACCAGCATCAAGCCGATGGGCGTGGGGGCGCGGTCCATGAGCAAACGCAGCGGCGGGGGCATCGTCATCTCTCTGTCGCGAGGGGGAGCGGGGAAGGTGGGGTGTGGGCCCGGGCCGGGCGGCATCCGCGGCCCAGAGGTGCTGCGCGGCATAGGCGCGCCAGGGGCTCCAGGCTTCGGAACGGCGAAGCGCTTCATCTGGAGAAGGCCGCACGCCATCCTCGCCCGTGAGTGCACGCAGCAGTGCGACATCCGCCGAAGGGAAGGCATCCGGTTCGCGCACGGCGCGCAGCGCGATGTACTGCGCAGTCCAATCTCCGATGCCGGGGATGCGCTTGAAGCGTTCGACGGTCTCCTCCAGCGTGGCGCGTGGCTGGAACAGCCTCGGGTCCGCTGCGGCCGCCGCGGCCAGGCTCGACAGGGTCCGGGCCCTGGCGGCCGGCATGCCGAGCGAGCTCAAGTCCTCCTGCGCCAGTCTTTCCGGCCGGGGAAAGGTGCGCATCAACCGGGCGTCTCCCGTCGATTCGACACGGGTGGGCTCGCCATACGCCGCGACCAGCCGCGCCCCGAGTCCGCGCGCCGCGGAGACCGTGACTTGCTGTCCCAACACGGCGCGGACCGCGAGCTCGAAGCCGTCCCAGCCTCCCGGTGCTCGCAGTCCTGGTCGCAGGGACACCAGCGGAGCGAGGTGCGGGTCGCGGCACAAGTGTTCCCGGATGACGTCCATGTCCGCGCCCACGTCGAAGACGCGCCGGACCTGTGCCACCACCGAGGGCAGGGCCTGAACCTGGGGGAGGCGGAGCGTCGCGAGCAACCCGTCGCGTCCAGGGGCTCGGAAGACTTCGACGGCGCCCTGACCGCCTGCGGTCGCCACGGTCCGCCGGTAGCGCCCGGCCTCGATGTGCTCCAATCCCGGTAGGGCCCGTGCCTCCAGATGCGCCAGCATCGCTTCCCAGTCATAGGGGGGCTGGTAGGGGATGAAGAGCGTGACACCCGCGGCGGCATCGCCCACCGGGGCTCGGCTCCGGCGGAGCGCGCTGGGAGGCCGTCCATACAGGGCGCGGAACACGTCGTTGAAGCGGCGGACGCTGCGGAACCCCGAGGCCAGTGCCACCTCGGCCATGGGCAGGGTCGTCTCATGCAGGAGCTGCCGGGCGAACAGCACGCGCCGCGTCTGGGCGACGGCCACGGGCGAGGCTCCCAGGTGCTGCTGGAACAACCGCCGCAGCTGCCGGTCGCCCACGCCCAGCCGGCCCGCGAGCTCCTCCACCCCGGCGCCGTCGTCATCCAGGCCGCCCTCGGCGATGAGCGCCAGGGCCCGAGCGACGGTGTTGGAGGTGCCCCGCCAGAAGGCGAGGTCCGGTGATGTCTCCGGGCGGCAGCGCAGGCAGGGCCGGTAGCCCGCATCCTGGGCCCCGGCGGCGCTCGGATAGAAGGTGCAGTTCTCGAACCGGGGCGTCCGGGCCGGGCAGATGGGCCGGCAATAGATGCGCGTCGTCCGGACGGCGGTGAAGAACCGGCCGTCGAAGCGGGCATCTCGGGTCTGCATCGCGCGGTAGCACGCGCTGGCGTCCAGGCCGTTCATGAGGGGGCAAACTCCCATACCCGATTGCCGCTGTCTGGCCGCTTTCGGACCTCAATGGGCACGGATTGGACGGGGTGCGTCATCCGTCCCGCCCGGGGTTTGGCCGCCCGGAGAGGTTGCGTTCTGTCAGCCATTGGCGACATGAGATGATCTCGACTCGACAGGGCGGTACGGCGCGTGCAGCCTTTCAAGCAAGATGCCGGAACCCCTACTCGTCGCGGCCGTGGGCGACATCCATGGCCGCTTCCACCGTGTGGAGACGTGGCTGGACGCGCTGGAGCAGGCTCGAGGCCGCCGGGTGGACCTGGTGCTGGCGGTGGGCGACGTCGAAGCCTTCCGCCGCGCGGATGACCACCGGCGCAAGGCCGCCAAGCGAGCCATGCCCGCCGAGTTCGCGGAATACGCGGATGGGCTCCGGCAAGTGAAGCGGCCCCTGTACTTCATCGGGGGCAACAACGAGGACTTCGAGGCGCTGCACGACCTCCAGCAGGGCGGCAAGCTGGCGCCGAACGTGACGTACCTGGGCCGAGCCGGGGTTCGCGAACTGTGTGGACTGCGGGTGGCGTACCTGTCGGGCATCCACGCGCCGCGCTTCGTCGACCAGCCGCTGAAGCCACCCTCCACGCCGGACATGGTGAAGCAGGCCGGCTACTTCCGCACGCCAGAGGTCGAACAGGTGGCGGAGCTGCGCGACGTGGACCTGATGCTGGTCCACGAATGGCCGCGAGGCATCGTCCAGCGCGCGCGGGAGGAGAACCCGTCACCGCCAAGGCCGTTGCCCTCCTATTGGATTGGCAATCCCGTGACGCGGCGGCTCGTGGACACGGTGTTGCCGAAGTGGATGCTGTGCGGCCACTCGCACAAGGGCTTCGCGGTGACGCTGGAGGCCCCGGGACGCCCGGCCACCCGCATCGCCTGCCTGGACCAGGCGGCCAGGGCCCAGGAGTCCATCTTCTGGTTGGAGTACGAGGACCGTCAGGCCCTGCGCGCGGGCTGGGGCCTGTCGGGCGCCGTGTCGTGGACCGCCGGCCAGCGCTGGGACATGAACTCGCTGCCTCCGCTGGCCGCGGAGGGAGAGGGCGCCCCCGCGGAGTTCGGCCTGGGAGAAGCGATGCCGGCGCGGAACTAGAAGGTGCCGGAGATGCCCACCATCCGCGCGCTGGCCACGGGCGCCATCTGGACCTGCCCTGACTGGATGTTCGGCGTGGCCTCGCCCTTCCGGCCATGGAGCAGCAGGGGCACGGCGACGCCGACCGCCGAGCCGAGCAATGCGCCGGTGGCCACGTCCGTGAGGTAGTGCTTGTCGGCGCCCATGCGCAGCAGGCCCACGGAGGTGGCCACGGGCAGGCCCACCGCCCAGAGCCACGCCTGGTGCTTGTAGCCGCGCAGCGCGGCGACGGTGCCCGCGGACACCACCAGCGAGAAGGCGAGGTTGGTGTGCCCGCTGTAGAAGGACAGGTTGTTGTCGCTGGGGTGGTCGGTGAGGCCCTTCTGGTCCTCGGGCAGCACGTGGACGAAGGGGCGCTCGCGGCCGGCGATGAACTTCACCGTCTGGTTCGCCAGGGAGGCGAACACCGCGCTCTGGACGATGATGGTGGCGTCCTGGGCGAAGTAGCGAGTCGGAGCGCCCGAGCCATGGCCCATGGCGTACTGGATGCCGAGCACTCCCGCCGGTAGCGCGCCGAAGCCGATGATGTTGCTCCAGTCGTGGGCCCGTTTGCGGGCGGACGGCGTCGACCCGACGATGCCCCGTCCCCAGCGGTCCAGCCGGTTGAGGCGGTCCGTCCCATCTGGCGCGCGGTCGCACCAGCGGCACTGCGCCGGGGCCAGGTTGTCCTTGAAGAGCGTCTCACTGGAAATCCACAGCACGCCCGCCGCGCCGGTGATGACCCCATCCCGGGTCCAGTCGAAGCGGAGCTCATGGAGCCGCGGCTCGTCCGAGCCGCCTTGCGCGGCGGCGGGGGAGAAGGGGACGACGGTCAGCAGGACGGCAATGGCAAACGCTCGATAAGGGAGGCGCACGGCTGGCAGCATAGGGGCGCAATCCCTTCGGGTTCCAGCGAAGTCCCATGACTTCGTGCGTAGACTCGGCCCGCATGTCTTTGGAGGCGTGCCCCCTCATGCAATTGACTCCCGCGTCGGACCTGCCGCTGCGCGCCCTCTCCACGCTGTTTGCCCGCGCCTTCGAGGGGTATTTCGTCACCGTGCCGGATGCCCCCGGCCTGTTCGACGCACGCGTGCGCAGTGAGCACATCTCGCTGGAGGAAAGCCGCGTCGCGCGCGTGGACGGGGAGCCCGTGGGGCTCGTGTTGATGGCCCGCCGGGGACGGGAGAGCCGCGTGGCGGGAATGGGGGTGGTGCCCGCCTGGCGGAATCGCAAACTGGGCGGTGCCATGCTGCGTCCACTGTTGGAGGACGCGCGAGCGCGGGGCGACACCCGGATGCTGCTGGAGGTCATCGAGCAGAACGCGCCCGCGGTGACGCTCTACGAGCGGCTGGGCTTCCAGCGCGTTCGCCGGCTGGTGGGCTTCATGGGGACGCCCGAGCCCTTGGCGGGTGCCTCCGCGCTGGAGGAAGTGGACCCGTGGGAGTGCGCGCGGCTGCTGCCCGAGGGATTGCCCTGGCAACTGGCTCCCGCGACGGTCATGGGGTTGGCGCTGCCCGCGCGTGCGTTCCGGCTGGGCCCCGCGGTGGCGGTGGTGGCGGATGTGGCGGCGCCCACGCTGGTCGTCCGCTCCGTGGGGGTGGAGCCCTCGGCCCGGGGGCAGGGCGCTGGCCGCGGGCTCCTGGGTGCCCTGGCCGCGCGGTGGCCCGGGAAGGCGCTGGCCGTGAGCGCCGTCGTGCCGGAAGGCCCCCTGGCGCGCTTCTTCCTGGGCGCGGGATTGGGGCCGACTCCGCTCACACAGCTCGAGTTGGAGCTGCCACTGGAGGCGCGCTCATGAGCCCCCGAGACTCGTTGTAAAACCGGGAGGCCCGGCGCGGATATCGATGGACTGGCCGGGAATACGCGGACAGCGGCCGGGCAGGCGCGGAAATGACCTGGGCGGCGGGCCTTGAATGGAGCATGAAAGTCACCCGCCCGGTCGTTCTAGAATCCGCCCCGCATGCCCTTCCGCTCTGGCCGCACCCTCCACGTGTTCCCCGACGCCGGCCGGCGTCAGGCCGCGTTGCGGGCCATGGGCGACGCCAGTGGGCTGAGCGTGGGCGCGCACCTGCTGACCTGGGACGAAATGCTGCAAGCGATGGGCGGCGCGCGGGAGCTCAACCGGCGTCCATGCCCGGCGGTGGCGGCGCGAGCGGTGGTGGCCTCCCTGGGATTGGAGCTGGGGCCTACGCCTTTCGGCGACTATGTGCGAGAGCCCGCCTTCGCGCGCGCCGCGCTGGACGTGGTGCTGGACCTGAAGGCCGGGCGCCTGTCCGCTCGTGAACTTCAGGACGCGGTGGAAATCCTGCCGCAGGAGCGCAGGACCCGGATCCGCGTGATTGCGCGCCTGTACCACCTGTACGAACAGCGGATGGCGGAGCTCTGTCTCGCCGACCGCGAGGATGTGCTGCGCGGTGCACGCGAGGCACTGGGCCGAGGCGCGTGGCCCGTGGGGTTTGAGGGGCTGAGCACGCTTGTGCTTCACGGCGTGTACGACGTGCGGCCCTCGGGGTTGGAGCTGTTGCTCGCGTTGGCGGCGGCGTGTGAGTCCCGTCGGGTGACGTTGCGCGTGGAGACGCCGGTGGGTGGCTCGCCCGCGGCGGACGCGGCGCTGACGGCGCTGTTCCGCGCCTTCGAGAACCGCGGCGATTCCATGACGCACGTGGACCTCTTCAAGGCGGACGTCTCCTTCGAGGGCCGGCCTTTCATCGACCTGGGACGCCACCTCTTCTCGCCTCGGGCGCCGCGCGACGTGTTGAAGGACGCGGTGCCGTCCCTGCGCGTGTGGAACGCGGCCACGGCCCGTGACGAGGCGCGTCTGTTGGCTCGGGACGTGCGGCGCCTGCTGGCCGAAGGCGTGGCGCCCGGCGACATCGCGGTGGCGTACCGCGAGCTGGGGCCCGAGGCCGGCTGGCTCGCGGAGTCGCTGGGGGAACTGGGCGTGCCGGTGCGCCTGCCCTGGGGCGAGCCGCTGGGACTCGCCGGGCCCGTGCGTCTGGCGCTGGACCTGCCGCTGCTGGTGGAGGATGGCTTCCCGGTCGAGCGCATGGCGGACCTGATGGGCAGCCGCTATGCGCCAAAGCTGTCACGCGGTGGACCGGATGCGCCCGCGACGCTCTTTGCCCAGGCCGCCGTGCGCGATGACCGGCTGGGCGCGGTGCGAGGCCGGGGCGCCTACGACGTGCGATTGGACGGGCTGGCCCGGCGGCTGCTCGCGCTCAGCGGTACGCGCAAGGCGCAGGACAGCACCCGAGTCGACGCCGTGAAGTTGCTGCGTGAGCGCTGTCTGCTGTTGGTGGACGCCTGCCGCCGCATTCCCGAAGAAGGCACCGCCGCGGAGTTGCTCGCGGCGTGGTGGCAGGTGGTGGAGCGGCTGGGCCTCGTGGATTCGGAGGGCGCGTTGGCGCCACGCGAGGAGGGTGGGTTGGGCGCGCGCGCGGCGGATGCGCGGGCTCGGGATGATGCCGCGCGCGAAGCGCTCCGCCTGCGGGTGCAGGGTCTGACGCGGATGATGAAGGCGGTGGGCGGCGGACCGAAGATGCGCCGCCGGACTTTTGGCCGTTGGCTGCGTGACGCGATGGCGGATGCGCACCTTCCTCCGCGCGGGCCCCGTGGTGCCGCCGTCGAGGTGCTCGACGTGGCCGAGCTGCCGGGCCGTTCCTTCCAGCACCTCTTCCTCGCGGGGCTGACGGAAGGCCGCTTCCCCGGGCGTGACGCACCGTCTCCGCTATTGGCGGACGCGGAGCGCGCCGCGCTCAACAAACATCTGGGCCGCGACGTCTTCCGGCTCACGGGCGGCGAGTTCGACGAGCGCGCGGCGTGGCGCCTCACCGAGGACCGCCTGCTGTTCGCCAGCGCACTTGCTGCCGCCGAGGCGAGCGTCAGCCTGTCCTTCGCGGTGGAGTCCGCGGGCGGTCAGGAGCAGGTACCATCGGCGTTCCTGGAAGAGGTGCGCCGGCTCACCGCGCTGAAGTGGGAGCCGCGCTCGCTGTCACCCATTCCGCCGCTGGACGAAGTGCTCACCGAGTCCGAGCTGCGCCGCTGCGTGGCGCTGGAAGCCCTGTCCCAGCCCAAGCTGCGCGTCACCGAACCCGATGCGGCGGCCGCGGTGCTCCGGCGCCGCTTCGCACCCGAAGCCTGGTACGCGGGCGCGCGCGAGCTGTCGGAAGTGGAGATGGAGCGCCTGTTTTTCTTCGGCGATCCGCAAGTGCAGCCCGGCCCGTACTCCGGCTCGGTGGACCTCGACACGCAGCGCGAGTCCCTGCGCGAGACGTTCCGTTTCGACATCACCCGGCCGCTCTCCGCGTCGGCGCTGGCGCGCTTCGGCAACTGCGGCTTCCAGGGCTTCCTTTCATATGGCCTGAAGGTGGCCGAGCCGGACGTGCCGGGCGAGGAGTTCGACGCCCGGGGCCGTGGCACCTTCTGGCACAAGGTCGTGGAGGAGGTCTTCGCGGCGCTGAAGGAGAAGCAGCTGTTGGGCAAGGCGCCGGAGGAGGTTCCGGACGAGGTGCTGGACGCCGCGCTCAAGGCCGCCATCAAGGACTTCGAGCGCGTGCACCACGTGGGGCATCCGGAGCTGTGGAAGCTGGCGCATGAGCGGGCCCGAGCGATGGCTCGCCGCATCCTCGTGGACGAGCGGCGCGGTCTGCCCTTCGACGCGATGACGCCGGAGAACTTCGAGTTCCGCTTCGGACCCGCCGCCCGTGACGACAAGTGGAGCAACGTCGTGCTGCACGCAGGCGAGGAGCCCGTGTACTTCGAGGGAACCATCGACCGGCTCGACAAGTCGGGCGGCGAGGTGGGTGTCATCGACTACAAGTCGGGCCGGCTGGACAAGCGCTCGCTGAAGGAGCGGCTGCTGACGTCGGACTTCCAGCTCCCGCTGTACCTCTACGCGGCGCGCGAGAGCGGCCACACGGAAGCGCGGCAGGCCGCGTGGTTCTCTCTGCGCACGGGCATGGCCATCCGCCTGTCCGAGGTCATCTCCGACGTGGAGCTGGACGAGCTGCTGTCGAAGGACCCCGAGGTCCGCGCGAAGGTGGCGGAGAAGGAAGGCCTCAACCTGCCCAACGCCGTGGAGGCACTGGTGGGCACACTGCGGCAGGGCCAGTTCGCCGCGCGGCCCCAGGACTGCGGGACGTGTGGCTATCGCGCGGTGTGCCGGATTACGGACAGGCGCATCACGGAGGACGGGGGATGAGCGGCGAGCCGTCCCTCTTCGCGTTGGAGCGCAACCTCGCCCTGATGGCGGGCGCCGGCGCGGGCAAGACATACAGCCTGGTCACCATGACGTTGCACCTGCTGGCCGGCGCGCGCGAGGCCGGCGGTGCGGTGCGCCCGTCGCGGCTGTGCATGCTCACGTTCACGGACAAGGCCGCCGCGGAGATGCGCGCCCGCGTTCGCCATCGTCTGGACGGGCTGGCCCAGGGCGACACGCGCCTGGACCAGGAAGTGGAGCTGCGAGCGTCGCTGGCGCGGTTGGACAAGCCGTTCCCGCTGCCGGACGCCTGGCGGCAACTGCGTGAGGAACTGGGCGCGGCCACGGTGGGTACCTTCCACTCGCTGTGCGGCCAGTTGCTGCGGCGCGCGCCGCCCGCGGTGGGAATCGACCCGAACTTCGAGGTGCTGGACTCGCTCGAGGCGACGGGGCTGGTGCAGGACGTCTGCGAGCGCGTGGTGCTGGACGCACTGGAAGCCGGTGACGCGCAGGTCCGGGAGCTGTGTCAGGAGCTGGGCTTCTCCGGCTCGGGTTTCTCTGATGGGCTGGTGGCCGCGTTGGTGGCCGTCTACGGCAAGCTGCGCGAGGAAGGGCTGCGCGCGGAGAAGGCCGCCGTGAGTGACGCCGCCGAAGCGCGCGCGGAGCTGGAGTCGTCGGTCACCCGGTGCCTGGAGCTGTGCGCCGAGGCGCGGGGCCTGGACGCGAAGGGCGAGTGGAGCCGGTTGCTGGGCGGGCTGGAGCGCGCGCTCAACGGCATGACGCCCGAGAACTTCGGGCAGGGCGAGCGCTTCCCGTGGCTGCGCGCGTGCTTCAAGGCGGATGGTCGCAACTTCGCGCGGCTCAGCAAGGGGGCCGCGGGGCCCGTGCGAGAGTTCTACTGGCGCGTCTTCGGCAAGAGCGATGGCTCCGTGCCCCGGTTGGATGATGCCTGGGCCGCGTGGCGCACCGCGCCCTTCGAGGTGACGTTCCGCGAACTGCTGACGCGTGTGGAGACGCGGCACGACACGGAGTTGTCCCGCCGCAACGTGCTGGACTTCACGTCCCTGCTGGTGAAGTCGCGCGACCTGCTCCGCGCGCATCCCGAGTTCCGCCGCCAGGTGCAGGAGCGCATCGGCGCGCTGCTGGTGGACGAGTTCCAGGACACCAACCGCCTCCAGTTGGAGCTGGTGCTGCTGCTGGCGGAGAAGCGCGAGGACGGCCCGCGCGAGCTGCCGCCGGACGCGGACCTGGCGACGGCGCTGCCGCTGGAGCCCGCCTTCCTCTGTGCGGTGGGTGACCGCAAGCAGTCCATCTATGAGTTCCGCGGCGCGGACGTGTCCGTCTTCTCCGTGCTGGCGAAGAAGCTGGTGGACGAGGGCGGCACGCGCGGCTTCCTCCAGCACAACCGCCGCTCCGTGCCCGGGCTGCTGTCGTTCTTCAATCGCACCTTCGCGGGGGTGCTCGTCGCCGCCGATGCCCGGGCGCCTCGGCCCTTCGAGGTCATCTACGTTCCGGAGCAGGACGACCTCGCCGCGGTGAGGCCGTCGCTGTCGGACGCGCCGGTGGTGGAGCGGCTGCAACTGGAGGAAGCGGACACGGCGGCGGACCTGCGCTGGCTGGACGCGGATGCGATTGCCCGGCGGCTGCGGTGCCTGCTGGCGCCGGGGGCACCTGCGTCCGTGGCGCGCGAGGATGGCGAAGGTTTGCGTCCCGCACGGGGCGGAGACGTGGCCATGCTCTTCCGGACCTTCACGCACCTGGAGGTGTACCGGCAGGCGCTCATCCGCCACGGTGTCCCGCACCGCGTGCTGCGCGGTCGTGGCTTCTACGGCGCGCAGGAGGTGCTGGACCTGGCCTCGCTGCTCGCGCTGCTGGCGGATGCCGAGGATGCCTTGGCCTTCGCGGCGGTGCTGCGCTCACCCTTGGTGGGGTTGAAGGACGCGTCACTGTTCCTCCTGGCGGGAGACGCGCCCCTGTCCTTGTCGTCGCCCCGGCTGACGAACCCGGAGGTGTTGGCTTCGTTGTCCGAGCGTGAGCGGCAGCGCCTGGAGCGTTTCCTCGCCGCGCTTCCCGGCCTGAGGCGCGAGCGCGACCGGATGGGCGTGCGGGAGCTGTTGGTATCCGCGCTGGACGTGACCGGCTACCGCGAAGCGCTGGCGGGCTCGCCGTATGCGGAGCAAGCCAGCGCCAACGTCGAGAAGCTGCTGGCGCTGGCGTCGCGGCGGGACGAGCGCGGCACGGGCGGCTGCGTGGCCTTCGCGCGCGAGCTGCGGATGCT from Myxococcus xanthus encodes the following:
- a CDS encoding choice-of-anchor D domain-containing protein produces the protein MRRAFGLVALVVVMVAGGACERPASQKAKSAFVVRPETVDFGPAALGHTKTFKLRIANAGRASYRVEGAVSSVPNVDIPPFEPFILSAGGEQDIEIHFLPRVEGEIQGVVEIITDAEVGGRVPVSGRGVKAFLEVSSEALDFGNVAMGLVEMREVTVRNPSDVDSPLTLSVQGADADQFTAGQGLPSSLAPGEQLVVPVAYAPRRLGAAEAALHVAVCDGCEPAVVPLMGTGVASKLEVTPLRVDFGRVALGATAEQVITVRNQGTQPLSFSGSQLVDSSEGVFRITSEPVVANGQLAPGAAVELRVAFTPAAVGKVRDGRVEIGVREQGSSAPGPKVSLVGEGGGSCVTVLPRRLAFGTVAEGMTATRDVTVYNRCRADVSVTDLQLDTQQGGYFTLAQAPASVMVPAGQNARVSVTFRPKAGNTDASQGQLSVTVRDSGSATTEAVALEGRSRVFAPCQYVLPQQLDFGKVPVGAEVALGVTLRNTGTEACYLASMQLAQGSDGVFSASPMRNGVLEPGAKATLVVRFKPSEEGGFSGLAEAWVNSPTQGHPLVELQGEGVVGCFAVQPTTVDFGVTKLTCGPRTRELVAVNSCVGPIQVSQVAFDADAGEFTVDGGGNAPWTLASQSTRALTATYAPVDDGADTAALRFTLADGSVYTVGMVGQGVTKAEQTDRFFQESQAKVDVLFVVDNSGSMMEEQQSLGQNFAAFLSAADGASVDYRIGVTTTGLDPSPGGWSECPGGSQGGENGRLFPVDGTRPRIITPATPDAAGVFANNTRVGVCHWNEQGLEAAYRALADPLLYNEDDPRTAQPNDGNGGFLREDARLAIIFVSDEEDFSVQPVSFYETYLLALKGNDRSKLSVNAIVGPADLARCPTSSSSGSRYIQLAEATGGVVDSICTPNWASSLEKLSDSTFGANRKFPLSETPEDPGSIVVDVDGVRVTSGWVYDARENAILFDRPTAPEAGSLVEVTYPLGCG
- a CDS encoding isocitrate lyase/PEP mutase family protein, which produces MTTDSTRRAETFHALHQGPDLLILANAWDAGSARLIESLGAKAIATTSAGVAWAHGYPDGDALPLDRLLATVSAITRVIRVPLTVDFEGGYSNDAAQVGDAAGRLIDAGAVGINIEDASSPPAALCEKIARVRQVSTRLGVRLFINVRTDVYLRGLVPEPLRQRETLARAEQYRAAGADGLFVPGLVDAAGLQAITAGTLLPVNAMVRPGLPNAQELRRVGIRRLSSGASIPQTLLGEAAALATAFLADGSSEPLCQKRMDYAAINALMPSDASS
- the ogt gene encoding methylated-DNA--[protein]-cysteine S-methyltransferase is translated as MDRAPTPIGLMLVVCDEAGSLRAVDWEEYEPRMLRLLRLHYGVNGYVLEPASDPFGRTTAMQTYLRGDVSVIDSLPVATAGTPFQREVWRALRDIPAGATTSYGQLAQRIGRPKAVRAVGMANGANPIGVVVPCHRVVGSNASLTGYGGGLERKQWLLDHERRHASCSVA
- a CDS encoding AlkA N-terminal domain-containing protein, coding for MNGLDASACYRAMQTRDARFDGRFFTAVRTTRIYCRPICPARTPRFENCTFYPSAAGAQDAGYRPCLRCRPETSPDLAFWRGTSNTVARALALIAEGGLDDDGAGVEELAGRLGVGDRQLRRLFQQHLGASPVAVAQTRRVLFARQLLHETTLPMAEVALASGFRSVRRFNDVFRALYGRPPSALRRSRAPVGDAAAGVTLFIPYQPPYDWEAMLAHLEARALPGLEHIEAGRYRRTVATAGGQGAVEVFRAPGRDGLLATLRLPQVQALPSVVAQVRRVFDVGADMDVIREHLCRDPHLAPLVSLRPGLRAPGGWDGFELAVRAVLGQQVTVSAARGLGARLVAAYGEPTRVESTGDARLMRTFPRPERLAQEDLSSLGMPAARARTLSSLAAAAAADPRLFQPRATLEETVERFKRIPGIGDWTAQYIALRAVREPDAFPSADVALLRALTGEDGVRPSPDEALRRSEAWSPWRAYAAQHLWAADAARPGPTPHLPRSPSRQRDDDAPAAAFAHGPRPHAHRLDAGRL
- a CDS encoding metallophosphoesterase encodes the protein MPEPLLVAAVGDIHGRFHRVETWLDALEQARGRRVDLVLAVGDVEAFRRADDHRRKAAKRAMPAEFAEYADGLRQVKRPLYFIGGNNEDFEALHDLQQGGKLAPNVTYLGRAGVRELCGLRVAYLSGIHAPRFVDQPLKPPSTPDMVKQAGYFRTPEVEQVAELRDVDLMLVHEWPRGIVQRAREENPSPPRPLPSYWIGNPVTRRLVDTVLPKWMLCGHSHKGFAVTLEAPGRPATRIACLDQAARAQESIFWLEYEDRQALRAGWGLSGAVSWTAGQRWDMNSLPPLAAEGEGAPAEFGLGEAMPARN
- a CDS encoding phosphatase PAP2 family protein, whose protein sequence is MLPAVRLPYRAFAIAVLLTVVPFSPAAAQGGSDEPRLHELRFDWTRDGVITGAAGVLWISSETLFKDNLAPAQCRWCDRAPDGTDRLNRLDRWGRGIVGSTPSARKRAHDWSNIIGFGALPAGVLGIQYAMGHGSGAPTRYFAQDATIIVQSAVFASLANQTVKFIAGRERPFVHVLPEDQKGLTDHPSDNNLSFYSGHTNLAFSLVVSAGTVAALRGYKHQAWLWAVGLPVATSVGLLRMGADKHYLTDVATGALLGSAVGVAVPLLLHGRKGEATPNIQSGQVQMAPVASARMVGISGTF